The following DNA comes from Pseudomonas marginalis.
GCAGGGCTTGAGCGCCCTTTAATCCAACTTTTCGAGGCACGCGTGCATGTCGGTACAGATCGCAGTCATTGATGATTGGCAAAATGTGGCCAATGGCGTGGTGGATTGGTCGGTGCTGGAGGCGGTTGGGCAGGTGCACTTCCTGCACGATTACCCGGCAGATACCGCCACGATGATCGAGCGTTTGAAGGCGTTCGAGGTCATTTGCGTCATGCGCGAACGCTCGACCTTCGACCAAGCGCTGTTACAGGGTTTGCCCAACCTCAAGTTGCTGGTGACCGGCGGCATGCGCAATGCCGCCCTCGACATTGCCGCCGCCAAGGCCATGGGCATCCAGGTGTGCGGCACCGACAGCTACAAGCAGGCGGCGCCGGAGCTGACCTGGGCACTGATCATGGCGTCTACGCGCAATCTGCTGACCGAAGCCAACTCACTGCGCGCGGGTGGCTGGCAGGTGGGACTGGGTGGCGACCTGCATGGCAAGACCCTGGGAATTCTCGGGTTGGGCAGTATTGGCCAGAAGGTCGCGCAGTTTGCCCAGGTATTCGGCATGCGGGTGATTGCCTGGAGTGAAAACCTCACGCCGGAGCGCGCCGCGCAGGCCGGGGCGACCTGGGTCAGCAAGCGCGAGCTGTTTGAGCAGGCCGACATTCTCACGATTCATTTGGTACTCAGCGACCGCAGCCGTGGCCTGGTCGATGCCGAAGCATTGAGTTGGATGAAGCCGACGGCCCGGTTGGTGAATACCGCGCGCGGGCCGATTGTGGATGAGCAGGCGCTGGTGCAGGCATTGACCACTGGTCGCCTGGCGGGCGCGGCACTCGATGTATTCGCCGAGGAGCCGCTGCCGGTCGATCACCCGTTTCGCCACTTGCCCAACGTACTCGCCACGCCCCATGTGGGCTACGTGAGTGAGCAGAACTACCGGCAGTTCTATGAGCAGATGATTGAAGATATCCAGGCCTGGACCACGGGCGCGCCCATTCGGATGCTGGGCTGACGCACCAATCAGGTGCGGTCCGCACTAAGGGTGTGAGCGTAATTTTTGTGGTGAGCAGGCTTGCCCTGCGCTGGGGCGCGAAGCGGCCCTGAACCGGCGCAAGCCTGCTCACCACAACCTATCGCCTTCCTCAATTGCATATGGTTACAAGTTTTTTGTCCTACAAAAGTCCCGCACAAACCCTACAGGCTCTGGAATCTGTCCTAGACTGATGACCGATGGGTCCCTTCCAAAACAAAAACCCCGCAAAAAATCTAAACTTTCGAACTCTGCCGTAGGTCCAGTTTTAAGGTAGGGCGAGTGCACGCGGTTCACACCCGATGCCCGTCCATCCAATCTATTTAAGCCGACCGTGCAACTGGCATAAGCCTTGCCAGTTTGTATAGCGCTTGTGCGCCTGGCCGCAGGATGCGGTCTTCGGAGCTAGTGGCAGCGGGCCATTAGCCAACCAACATTGGGAGAGAACTATGATCAGTGCCGCTGTAGATACTCAGGGAGAGCGTTTTAGTAAGGCGGCAGAGGGGCCAACGTCACTGGCCGACCTGCCCAACACTGTGCGGCCGATCGTGAGTAATAATCCCAATCGAAAGAAGGTATTGTTCGTCACCTCCGAGTTCGCCGACCTGGTGAAAACCGGTGGCCTGGGCGACGTGTCCGCGGCCCTGCCCCGCGCCATGGCCCACTTGCATGATGTGCGCGTCCTGATCCCCGGTTACCCGCAGGTGATGGAAAGCGACAACCCGATCCATATCATCGGTGAGCTGGGTGGCCACGCCGCACTGCCGCCGTGCAAGATCGGGCGCATGGACCTCAAGGACGGCCTGGTCATCTATGTGCTGATCTGCCCCGAGCTCTACGAGCGCGAAGGCACGCCGTACGGCGCCAACAATGGTCGCGACTGGCCGGACAACCATATTCGCTTCGCCCGCCTGGGCCTGGCCGCTGCCGACATGGCCGCCAACCTCGCCCAGATCCACTGGTGCCCGGACCTGGTGCACGCCCACGACTGGCCCGCCGGCCTGGCCCCCGCCTATATGCACTGGCGTGGGTCACGCACACCGACCTTGTTCACCATCCATAACCTCGCCTATCAAGGCGTGGTCAGCCTGGCCTCGACGCCGGAGCTAGGCATTCCGCCCCACGCCTTGCAGCAGGAAGGCATGGAGTTCTACGGCAAGATGTCGTTCCTCAAGGCGGGCATGGCGTATTCCAGCCACATCACCACCGTGAGTGCCACCTACGCCCAGGAAATCACCACGCCGGAATTCGGCTGCGGCCTCGACGGTTTCCTCGCCGCCAAGACCCAGCAGGGCCTGCTCAGTGGCATCCCCAACGGCATCGATGAAAGTTGGGAAACCTCCACCGACACGCACCTGACCCACAACTTCAATATCGGTGACTGGGAAGGCAAGGCCATCAACGCCGACCACGTGCGCGAACTGTTCGGCCTGCATGACTCTACCGGCCCGCTGTTCGCGGTGGTCTCGCGCCTGGTCTACCAGAAAGGCCTCGACCTCACCGAAGCGGTGGCGAGCTTTATCGTCGAGAACGGCGGCCAGATCGCCATTATCGGGCGAGGCGAGCCGGAAGAGGAACAGGCCATGCGTGAACTGGCGCTGCGCTTCCCGGGCCAGGTCGGTGTGCGCATCGGCTTCAACGAGACCGACGCGCGGCGCATGTTCGCCGGCAGTGACTTCCTGCTGATGCCATCGCGCTACGAGCCCTGCGGCCTCAGCCAGATGTATGCCCAGCGCTTCGGCTCGCTGCCCGTGGCTCGCAACACCGGCGGGCTGGCGGACACCATCGAGAATGGCGTCACCGGCTTCCTGTTCAATGAATCCACCGTAGAAAGCTACGAAGAAGCCCTGAGCCGTGCGTTCCGGGTCTTCGCCAATAAAGGCCTGCTCAACGCCATGCGCAGCCGTGCCATGACCCAACCCTTCAACTGGTGCCAGGCGGTGGAACCCTACGCCGAGCTGTATGAACAACTGGTGGCCAAGGCCTTGGGGAAATCGACTAAATAATCAAGGGAGGTCTTCATAGATGCCGTTACGGACTTTGGAAACCTGGCCCCACGGCGCAATCATGCTGGACGCGCAACACACGCGTTTTGCCTTGTGGGCGCCAGACGCGTTTTATGTCAGCGTTGAATTGGAAAACGGTAAATCCATCGCCATGCTGCCCCAGGCAGATGGCTGGTTCGAGACTGAAGTGAAGTGCCCGGCGGGCACCCGCTACCGCTATAACATCGATGGGGAAATGGATGTTCCCGACCCCGCGTCCAGGGCCCAGGCCTCGGACGTGCATGGCTGGAGCCTGGTGGTCGACCCGCTCGCCTACACCTGGCGTCACGCCAACTGGCAAGGCCGCCCCTGGCACGAAGCCGTGATCTACGAATTGCACGTCGGCGCGATGGGGGGCTACGCCGAAGTCGAAAAGCACCTGCCGCGCCTGGCCGAGCTGGGCGTCACCGCGATTGAATTGATGCCGCTGGCGCAATTTCCCGGTGAGCGCAATTGGGGGTATGACGGCGTACTGCCCTACGCACCGCACTCCTCCTACGGCTCGCCCGAGCAACTCAAGCACCTGGTCGACAGCGCCCACGAACACGGCCTCGCCGTGATCCTTGACGTGGTCTACAACCACTTCGGCCCCGACGGCAATTACCTGGGCCAGTACGCCAAAGGCTTCTTCCAGGAAGACGTGCACACCCCATGGGGTGCCGGGATCGACTTTGAGCGCCGTGAAGTGCGGGATTTCTTCCTCGATAACGCGCTGATGTGGCTGCTCGAATACCGCTTCGACGGCCTGCGCCTGGACGCAGTGCACGCCATCGACAACCCCGGCTTCCTCCAGGAACTCGCGCAACGGGTACGCCAGCAGGTGGATACCGGTCGGCATGTGTGGCTGGTGCTGGAAAACGAGCTGAACCAGGCCAGCCTGCTCAAGGAGGATTTCGACGCGCAATGGAATGATGACTTCCATAACGTGCTGCACGTGTTACTGACCGGCGAAACCGATGCCTATTACAGCGACTTTGCCCAGGACCCCACCACCAAACTCGCCCGTTGCCTGGGCGAAGGGTTTATCTACCAGGGCCACACCACTCGCCATGGCCACGAGCGCGGCGAACCGAGCGCTGACTTACCGCCCACGGCCTTCGTCGCGTTCCTGCAGAACCATGACCAGATCGGCAACCGCGCCCTGGGCGAACGCCTGCACCAGCTCTGCTCGCCCCAGGCGCTCAAGGCTGCAACCGCCCTGCTGCTGTTGTCGCCTATGATTCCGCTGATGTTCATGGGGGATGAGGCGAACGCGAGCGAGCCGTTCCTGTTTTTTACCGACCACCACGGTGAACTGGCTGAAGCGGTACGCGAAGGCCGGCGCAATGAATTTGCCGACTTCGCCGCGTTCCATGACCCCGAGCGCCGTGAACGCATCCCGGATCCGAACGCGCTGTCGACATTCGCGCAATCGGCCCCGGTGATCGCCGATAACCCGCACGCTGAGCTCTACCGCCAACTGCTGGGCCTGCGCCATCGCCATATTGTGCCGCACCTGCCTGGCGCCGTGGCATTGGGCGCGCAGGTGCTGGCCTACGCCGCCGTCAGTGCGCGCTGGCGCCTGGGCAACGGCAGCCTGTTGCAGATCGACCTGAACCTGAGCGCCACGCCCTTGGATCACTCGGCCACCGCGCCGGTCCTGTTTGAAACGCCGGCCCTGCAAGGTGCGCAACTGCCGCCCTTCAGCGCCCGCGTCACCTTATCCCCTGTTGGAGAGCACCCTTGAGCGAAGCGAACCTGGAAATCCTCGCCAGCCGTGCGGGCCTGGCCGTCGATTGGATCGACGCAAACGGCCGCCCGCAACGAGTGACACCCGACGCCCTGCGCGCGGTTCTCAAAGGCCTGGGCCACCCGGCCGACAGCGATGCCGACATCAACGCCAGCCTGCTTGAATTGGAGCGGGTGCAACAAGACAAGCACCTGCCGCCCCTGATGACCGTCGACAGCGGTGAAGGCCTCGACCTGGCGCGCTACTTCGAACCCGACACCCTGTGCCGGGTCAACCT
Coding sequences within:
- the treZ gene encoding malto-oligosyltrehalose trehalohydrolase, producing the protein MPLRTLETWPHGAIMLDAQHTRFALWAPDAFYVSVELENGKSIAMLPQADGWFETEVKCPAGTRYRYNIDGEMDVPDPASRAQASDVHGWSLVVDPLAYTWRHANWQGRPWHEAVIYELHVGAMGGYAEVEKHLPRLAELGVTAIELMPLAQFPGERNWGYDGVLPYAPHSSYGSPEQLKHLVDSAHEHGLAVILDVVYNHFGPDGNYLGQYAKGFFQEDVHTPWGAGIDFERREVRDFFLDNALMWLLEYRFDGLRLDAVHAIDNPGFLQELAQRVRQQVDTGRHVWLVLENELNQASLLKEDFDAQWNDDFHNVLHVLLTGETDAYYSDFAQDPTTKLARCLGEGFIYQGHTTRHGHERGEPSADLPPTAFVAFLQNHDQIGNRALGERLHQLCSPQALKAATALLLLSPMIPLMFMGDEANASEPFLFFTDHHGELAEAVREGRRNEFADFAAFHDPERRERIPDPNALSTFAQSAPVIADNPHAELYRQLLGLRHRHIVPHLPGAVALGAQVLAYAAVSARWRLGNGSLLQIDLNLSATPLDHSATAPVLFETPALQGAQLPPFSARVTLSPVGEHP
- a CDS encoding D-2-hydroxyacid dehydrogenase family protein yields the protein MSVQIAVIDDWQNVANGVVDWSVLEAVGQVHFLHDYPADTATMIERLKAFEVICVMRERSTFDQALLQGLPNLKLLVTGGMRNAALDIAAAKAMGIQVCGTDSYKQAAPELTWALIMASTRNLLTEANSLRAGGWQVGLGGDLHGKTLGILGLGSIGQKVAQFAQVFGMRVIAWSENLTPERAAQAGATWVSKRELFEQADILTIHLVLSDRSRGLVDAEALSWMKPTARLVNTARGPIVDEQALVQALTTGRLAGAALDVFAEEPLPVDHPFRHLPNVLATPHVGYVSEQNYRQFYEQMIEDIQAWTTGAPIRMLG
- the glgA gene encoding glycogen synthase GlgA translates to MISAAVDTQGERFSKAAEGPTSLADLPNTVRPIVSNNPNRKKVLFVTSEFADLVKTGGLGDVSAALPRAMAHLHDVRVLIPGYPQVMESDNPIHIIGELGGHAALPPCKIGRMDLKDGLVIYVLICPELYEREGTPYGANNGRDWPDNHIRFARLGLAAADMAANLAQIHWCPDLVHAHDWPAGLAPAYMHWRGSRTPTLFTIHNLAYQGVVSLASTPELGIPPHALQQEGMEFYGKMSFLKAGMAYSSHITTVSATYAQEITTPEFGCGLDGFLAAKTQQGLLSGIPNGIDESWETSTDTHLTHNFNIGDWEGKAINADHVRELFGLHDSTGPLFAVVSRLVYQKGLDLTEAVASFIVENGGQIAIIGRGEPEEEQAMRELALRFPGQVGVRIGFNETDARRMFAGSDFLLMPSRYEPCGLSQMYAQRFGSLPVARNTGGLADTIENGVTGFLFNESTVESYEEALSRAFRVFANKGLLNAMRSRAMTQPFNWCQAVEPYAELYEQLVAKALGKSTK